The proteins below are encoded in one region of Halichoerus grypus chromosome X, mHalGry1.hap1.1, whole genome shotgun sequence:
- the LOC144378686 gene encoding protein FAM156A/FAM156B-like: MDPVQKCNSTLIPESSPMSSEETSREVTAASPPSFSELLMMGLGDLKTSPGTRYPAPLPDGLLQQRYRDEKTLQERRWERAASPQRKRTLLGHVRRRHLDHVAPYRVERKARISSSGDRDPNRFRCECRYCQSHRPSVSGMPTERKGAPHPSSWDTLVQGLSGLTLSLGTSRPGLLPEGVLQQQEREEKLQLEMQQESKRMFQRLLKQWLKEN, from the coding sequence ATGGATCCAGTCCAGAAATGTAACTCAACACTGATTCCCGAATCTTCCCCGATGAGCTCTGAAGAGACCTCCCGGGAAGTCACAGcagcctcccctccttccttctcagaaCTGCTAATGATGGGCCTCGGTGACCTCAAAACCAGTCCGGGCACCAGATACCCTGCCCCTCTGCCAGACGGGCTGCTCCAGCAGCGGTACAGGGATGAGAAAACCCTCCAAGAGAGGCGGTGGGAAAGGGCAGCGTCCCCTCAGAGGAAGAGAACACTTCTGGGGCACGTGAGACGGCGACACCTCGATCACGTGGCACCTTACCGGGTCGAGAGGAAGGCCAGGATCTCTTCCTCGGGGGATAGGGATCCGAACAGATTCCGATGTGAATGTCGATACTGCCAGAGCCATAGGCCCAGCGTCTCCGGGATGCCCACAGAGAGGAAAGGGGCCCCGCATCCTTCCTCCTGGGACACGCTGGTGCAGGGCCTCAGTGGCTTGACCCTCAGCCTGGGGACCAGCCGGCCCGGCCTTCTGCCCGAAGGGGTGCTCcaacagcaggagagagaggagaagctcCAACTGGAGATGCAGCAGGAAAGCAAAAGAATGTTCCAGAGGCTCCTGAAGCAGTGGttgaaagaaaactga